The DNA sequence CGAGCTGCTCAGCCTGCGTTCCGGCCGCGGACCACGGGCCGCCGAAGAGGTCGCCATCAACGCCACACTGGCGGAGAAGGCCGGATTCAAGGCCGGGGACCGTATCGATGTGCTGACATCCGAGCCGAAGCAGTCCTTCACCGTCGTCGGCGTCTTCGGCTACTCCGAGGGCCGTGACTCCATCGGCGGCGAGCAGACGGTGGCGTTCACCGAGCCGGTCGCCCAGCAGCTCATGCTGGGGAAGACCGGCGCGTTCTCCGGTATCGGCGTCGTCACCGACTCCGGTGCTTCGGCCGCCTCCGTCAAGGGCGCGCTGGTCAAGGAGCTCGGAAACGACTACACGGTCGCCACGGGTGCGGAGTTCGCCAAGAAGGAGTCCGACAAGTCGAGCGCCATGCTCGACATGATCAGCCAGCTGCTCCTCGGGTTCGCCGGGATCGCGGTGTTCGTCAGCGTCTTCCTGATCGTCAACACCTTCTCGATCATCATCGCCCAGCGGCTTCGGGAGCTGGCCCTGCTGCGGGCCCTGGGCGCCAGCCGGCGACAGATGATCAACTCGGTGCTGCTGGAGTCGTTCGCGATCGGGCTGGTCTCCTCCGTGCTCGGTCTGGCCGCCGGTGTCGGAGTGGGCGCGCTCGGCTCCAGCCTCGCGGGCGGCTCGATCGAGGGCCTTGAGGTCGCCTCTCTCGGGGTACCCGCGAGCGCGGTGGTCACCTCCTTCGCGGTGGGCATCGTGGTGACCATGCTGGCCGCGCTCTTCCCGGCCCTGCGGGCCTCGCGGGTGGCGCCCATCGCGGTGATCCGGGCGGCCGCGACCCCGGATCACAAGGGACGCAAGCAGACCTGGACCGGTGCGGTACTCCTCGCGCTCGGCGTCGTCCTGGTGACGGTCGCTCTGGTCGGCTCCAGCGGAATGTCGACCATGCTGCCCGCGGTGATGCTGAGCTTCGTCGGCATCGCGCTGCTGGCGCCGCTGGTGAGCCGGCCCGCGGTGTGGGCGATCGGTGTGCTGTTCTCCCGGGCCCTTCCGGGGCAGCTCGGTCGCCGCAACGCGGCCCGCAACCCCCGCCGTACGGCGGTCACCGCCTCGGCCATCATGATCGGTGTCGCCCTGGTCACCGCGGTGAGCACGCTCGCCGCGTCGTTCGAGAGCAGCGTCACCGACGAGTTCAAGGAGACGCTCAAGTCGGACCTGGTGGCCAAGGGCGACGGCCCTTCGGCCCAAGGCGCGCCCATGGACCCGGACGCGCTGGCCCAGGCGGCCCGGGTGCCTGGAGTGAAGCAGATCGCGATCGCGATGCTCGACTCGGGAACGGTGGACGAGAAGGCCCAGAAGGTCACCTCCTGGCAGGACTGGGACAAGGCGCGTGACGTCCTCGGTGTGACCGCGAAGCAGGGATCGCTGCTCCCTCCGGCCGCCGGCAGCGTCGT is a window from the Streptomyces sp. MMBL 11-1 genome containing:
- a CDS encoding ABC transporter permease — translated: MLTATLKSLLSRKLRLLMSGLAVVLAVMFVSGSMVIKDTLGRSFDAQFTGAYEDLDLHVSLKPKVKAEAGGPASVVPALDAAAVKRVAAASGVDKSLGIVKVEGARVLGKDHKLVPSTGGPRYGEGWRGESELLSLRSGRGPRAAEEVAINATLAEKAGFKAGDRIDVLTSEPKQSFTVVGVFGYSEGRDSIGGEQTVAFTEPVAQQLMLGKTGAFSGIGVVTDSGASAASVKGALVKELGNDYTVATGAEFAKKESDKSSAMLDMISQLLLGFAGIAVFVSVFLIVNTFSIIIAQRLRELALLRALGASRRQMINSVLLESFAIGLVSSVLGLAAGVGVGALGSSLAGGSIEGLEVASLGVPASAVVTSFAVGIVVTMLAALFPALRASRVAPIAVIRAAATPDHKGRKQTWTGAVLLALGVVLVTVALVGSSGMSTMLPAVMLSFVGIALLAPLVSRPAVWAIGVLFSRALPGQLGRRNAARNPRRTAVTASAIMIGVALVTAVSTLAASFESSVTDEFKETLKSDLVAKGDGPSAQGAPMDPDALAQAARVPGVKQIAIAMLDSGTVDEKAQKVTSWQDWDKARDVLGVTAKQGSLLPPAAGSVVMDEASAKAHSAEVGDKITVQLQRGEPRTYQVAGIFENSTFTNSIVVPWDDARTGFGGKLPSQAFFELEEGTATSAVVPRIDELLKDSSPEAKVMTKAEVRDEFSSAFALQVTVVQALLGVAMLIAVLGIINTLALSILERTAELGALRAIGLGRGQTVRMIMTESMLISLFGAVLGLAVGSVLGLAMSHALEDQGVSHLALPWSQMLAYLIGAAVVGIIASLAPARRGARLNVLHAISHS